GTCCGGGTTGCGGTCGTACATCACGGCGCCATCGATCTTGCTCGCCACCGCCTTCAGTTGCGCGACGTTCACGGCGTCCTGGTCGACGCGGCCCGCCGCCACGCCGCTGATCGTGCGATTGCCGACGTTGACCTCGCCAACAGAATTTTGCGGCGCGTCCAGCCCGAACGCGACGTAGCCCGTTTGCGCGCCGTACAGCGTCGCAGAGCCGAAACCGAGCGCCACGCTGTTGCTGAATGTCGCCATCGAATTGGCGCCCAGCGCGAGCGACTGGGCGGCGTTTGCCTGCGCGGTGTCGCCCAGCGAGGTCGCCGAGGCCGCCATCGCACGCGAATGCGCGCCGATAGCCGTGGCGTTGTTGATGCTCGCCGTCGATGTGTCGCCGACGGCCGTCGCATCCGCACCGGCAAACGACGTGTCTCCAAGCGCCACGCCAGTGGCGTCCACGGTGCTTGCGCCGTTGCCCATCGTGACGGCCGCATTGGCGTCAACCGTCGCGGACAGCCACAAGAAACTCGCAAACGCCAACAGCGCGATGGTCGAAGTGCGTGCCGAACGCAGTACATTGCGGTCGTTCAATATGGCGCGACGGATTGCAGTTGATTCTTGCGCCATCTTATTCATTATTTTCATGCCTCAAACTCCGGTAAGACTGGACAGCAAATACTCGGAAACGCCGGACAAGACAAAGCATCGAAACTGGCAAAACCCGCTTTCGTCACTGGGAAAGATGTTTGTCGCAGCGCGGACTTATTCAGTCCGTGCTGGCCGGCTCGTTTCCACATGCTGGCAAACGTCGAAGCGGGTGTTGCGTTCACGAATTCTTAAGGCGCGGAGTTTGATTCGATATGAGGTAATTCTTAATTAATAACGTTCGGAGATTTCGCTCCTAAATGGTGGAAACATGTGCTGGATAATCGCCGAATAATCTCGATTGATAATGTGGTCATATAGTGGCGTCTGATTCGTAAATGCGATAATCGTATCGATTCGGTACAAAAAATCGTGCGGCCTGGACAGCGGGCGTAGCCGCTCGCAACGCATTGCGCGCACCCTGCGGCACCGCGCCGCAACGTCTGCCTTTTCCCCGATCGAGGTCAACCGAAGAGTCACGCAAACGTTCTACAATGGCGATTACCCCCTGATGTGAGTTTTCATGCGCAAATTTTCCCTTCCCGGCCTGACCAGCACGTTTGCGGCAGGCGCGGCGCTCGTCGCGGCAGCAAGCTTCTTCTCCACGCCAGTTCTCGCCAACAACGTGATCGTGCTCAACTCCGGCGAAGCCACGCTGAGCCTGATCGACGAGTCGACACGTCAGGTGATCGACACGGTGCCGACCGGCAAGGAACCGCATCACCTGATGCCGACGCCGGACAATTCGTCGCTGATCGTCGCGAATTCGGTGTCGAACAATCTGATGTTCGTCGATCCGAAAACAGGCAAGCCGCAACGCTGGGTCGAGAACATCGAAGACCCGTATCAGATCGGTTTCTCGCCGGATCGCAAGTGGCTCGTGACGACGGGCTTGCGCCTCGACCGCCTCGACATCTATCACTACGACGGCCACAACATGACGCTCGCGAGCCGCCTGCCGCTCGCCGTGATGCCGAGCCACATGGCGTTCACGAACGACAGCAAGACGGTGTTCGTCACGCTGCAGGTGTCGGGTGAACTCGCCGCCGTCGATCTCGCCACGCAGACGGTCAAGTGGAAGATGAAAGTCGGCAAGGTGCCGGCCGGTCTGTGGATGACGCCGGGCGACAAATACCTGTTGATCGGCATGACGGGTGCGGACTATGTCGCCGTCGTCGACTGGCGCAATCAGAAGATCGTGAAGACGATCACGACGGGCAAGGGCGCGCACAACTTCCGCTCGCTCGCGGACGGCAAGCATGTGGCTGTGTCGAACCGCGTGGCCAGCACGATCAGCATCCTCGACGAAGACACGCTCACCAACGTCGGCGACATCACGGGCCTGATGCCGGGACCGGACGACATGGAACTTTCCGCCGACAAACGCTATCTGTGGGTAACGTTCCGTTTTGCGAAGCATGTCGGTGTCATCGACCTGACTACGCACAAGCTGATCCAGACGATCGCCGTCGGCCGTTCGCCGCACGGCATCTATTTCTTCAACCGCGCGCCCGTCACCGCGCCGAACGGGGCATGATGATGCAGACGGCGTGCCTCGCCAGCGCGCCGTGAATTGCGCGGTAAAACGTATATTGAACCGCGCAGTGAAGCAGAACCGCGACGCATAAAGAGCACCATGTTCCACCTGATCGCCTCCAGTCTCGATAGCTTCGTTTCTTCCGTCCAGACGCTGCTGTACGTCGACGTCGTGCAGCCGCTGCTGTTCCATTTCAACCTGATGGACTACGACGAGGACACGTACGACAGCCTGTACTGGGTGATCGTCGGCGTGCTGGAAGTTATCGCCATGTATGCGTTGCTGCGTCCGCTGGAAGCGCTGCGGCCCGTCGAGCAGTGGAAGGACCGCAAGGCGGTGCGCGTGGACGTGCTCTACACGTGGATCGCCAAGCTCGGCATTCTGAATCTGTTCTTCTTCTTCGCGCTGCAGCCGTTTTTCGACTCGGTGCAGGGCTGGCTGCGTTTGCAGGGCATCGCGAATATCGAACTCGACAATCTGTGGCCCGGTGTCACGACGCAGCCGTTCGTCACGTTCGTCATGTATCTGCTGGTGCTCGACTTCGCGGGCTACTGGTATCACCGCGGGCAGCACAGGATCGGTGTGTGGTGGGAACTGCACGCGGTGCATCACAGCCAGCAGCAGATGTCGCTGTGGGCCGACGACCGCAACCATCTGCTCGACGATCTGCTGCAAGCATGTTTCTTCGCCGTGATCGCGCTGTTCATCGGCGTGCCGCCGTCGCAGTTCGTCGTGCTCGTCGCGATCACGAATCTCGCGCAGAGCGTGCAGCACGCGAACATCCGTCTGCATTTCGGCTGGCTCGGCGAGCGCCTGCTCGTCAGTCCGACCTTCCATCGCCGTCATCATGCAATCGGCTATGGTCATGAAGGGCTCAAGTACGGCTGCAATTTCGGTGTGCTTTTCCCGTGGTGGGACATGCTGTTCGGCAGCGCGTCGTGGAGCCGCGAAATGGAGCCGACGGGCATTCGCGATCAGCTCAGTGGCCGTCACTACGGCGAGGGTTTCTGGGCGCAACACTGGCTCGCATTCGTGCGCATTGGACAGCGCATCGCTGGCAAGAAGCAGCGGGGCGCGGCGTAAGCACGTTTTCGTTTGCGTTGTCGTTTCACCTTCGATGCCTCTTTCGGCCGGGCGCTCGCTTCTGATTATCACCGGCCGCGCAGCAACGCTCGCGCACTCGCTTGCACATTCACTGGTCAGCGCCGGCTTTCACTTTCGACGCTGACACGCGGCGTGGTTTATCCTGTCCACGTTTCCTTCCTTTTCCTGCATTCCCATCACGTCATCGACTACGCATGAATGATCTTCTGCGCTCGTTCGGGCGCGCGCTTTCTTCCGTGCTGCATCCACGCATGTTGTGGCTGACGTTCATGCCGTTCGCGGCAGCCACGATCGTCTGGGGCGTGGCGCTGTGGTTTTCCTGGCAGACCCTGATCGGCGCGACGCGTAACTGGCTCGAAAGCTGGCCGCTCACGACCACGCTCTATGGGCTATTCGACTGGCTCGGTTTTTCGTCGCTGCATACGGCCGTGGCGCCTTTCATTGTGATTGCTGTCGCGATTCCGCTGATCGTCGTCACGGTGCTGCTGCTGATCGCAACGCTGTCGATGCCCGCCGTGATCAGGCATCTGTCGAAGCGGCAGTTCGCCTCGCTGGAAATGCGGCACGGTGGCACGTTCGCCGGCAGCCTCGTGCATTCCATATGGACGACGCTCGTGTGCCTGCTGGTGCTCGTGATCACGCTGCCGCTGTGGCTGATTCCGCCGTTCTTCGCGCTGATTCCGCCGCTGCTGTGGGCTGGCTCACTTACCGCGTGATGACGTACGACGCGCTGTCGCTGCACGCCAGCAGCGAAGAACGGCGCGCGCTGGTGCGCCAGCATCGCCTGCCGCTGCTGTTGATCGGCGTGGCGAGCGGGCTGCTCGGCTCGCTGCCCACGTTGATCTGGGCGTCGTCCGTGTGGCTGATCGTGCTGTTCCCTGTGATGACTGCCGTGACCATCTGGATCTATGCTTTTATCCTCGTGTTCACGGCGCTGTGGTTCGGCTACTACTGCCTGCGCGCGCTGCAGCGGATGCGCGCCGGCGAGCATGGCGGGAACGGTCACCATGGTCCCCACGGCGCGCGCGGCACAGCGCCTGTCTCCTACTGATACAAGAGGCTTCAATGGCATTTGGCGTCATCATCATCGGCGATGAAATCCTGTCCGGCAGACGCGTCGACAAGCATCTGCCGAAAGTCATCCAGCTTCTGAGCGCGCGCGGCCTGTCGCTGTCATGGGCCGAATATATCGGCGACGATCCGGAGCGCATCACGGCGACCTTGCGCCGCACGTTCGCTTCCGGCGATATCGTGTTCTCGACGGGCGGCATCGGCGCAACGCCCGACGATCACACGCGCCAATGCGCCGCCGCCGCGCTTGCCGTGCCGCTCGAACTGCATCCCGAGGCAAAGGCGCTGATCCAGGAACGCATCCGCGAGATGCACCCGGCCAATTCGCCCGCGCCCGTCGATTTCAATTCGCCGGACAACCTGCATCGTTTGAACATGGGCACGTATCCGCGCGGCGCGTCGATCATTCCGAATGGGTACAACAAGATTCCTGGTTTTTCTGTCGGAGATCATCACTTCGTCCCGGGCTTTCCGGTGATGGCCTGGCCGATGATCGAATGGGTGCTGGATACGAAGTACCAGCATCTGCATCATTCGACGCCGCATGCGGAAAAGTCTCTGCTCGTCTTCGAGTTGCCCGAGTCGACGCTGACGCCGCTGATGGAAAAGATCGAGCATGACTTTCCGGGCGTGCGCGTATTCAGCCTGCCGAGCGTTGGTGACTCGGAGCGCGGCGGCATCTATGCGCGCCGGCATATCGACCTCGGCGTGAAGGGTGAGCCGGAAGCCGTCGCGGCCGCGTTCGTGAAGCTGCGCGAAGGCGTGCATCTGCTCGGCGGCGATATCGTCGAGCCGGAAGTGGCAGCGCAGGCGCAGTCGCGTAACTAGCGCGGCGGAGAGGGGCGTGCAACGCGTCCCGGTCCTAAGAACATCATCCGCGTGTCACATCGCGCGCGGACGATTCCAAAAGAAAACGGCGCACGGTATGCAACGTGCGCCGTGTGCGTAAGAAGCGACGGCTGCGCTTCTTACTCCTATGCGTGCGTGAGATCCGTCAAGCGCCAATCCACGGCAGTCCGCGAAAACACCAGCCCGACACCGTCTTCCGATGCCCTTGGCCATCCTTGTCGCCTTCGAAGCCTTCGAGCAGATCCAGCGCCTTCGTGAAGCCGGCCTGGGTGGCGGCGATAGCTGCCAGCTTCGAGCGCGCCGCGCTGCGGCACAGCAGCAGCACGGGCGTGTCGGGCGTCGCGACCTGGCGCAGCTGATCGATGAATTCGGCATTCGGCACGCCGCCCGGATAGCGCGTCCATTCGACATGCGCGTACTGGCCGTCGCCGACGACGGGGCGGCCGACCCAATCCAGTTCGGCGCGCGTGCGCACATCGACGAGACGGGTGCGCGGGTCGAGTTGCAGAAGCTCGAATGCCT
The DNA window shown above is from Paraburkholderia sp. PGU19 and carries:
- a CDS encoding beta-propeller fold lactonase family protein, translated to MRKFSLPGLTSTFAAGAALVAAASFFSTPVLANNVIVLNSGEATLSLIDESTRQVIDTVPTGKEPHHLMPTPDNSSLIVANSVSNNLMFVDPKTGKPQRWVENIEDPYQIGFSPDRKWLVTTGLRLDRLDIYHYDGHNMTLASRLPLAVMPSHMAFTNDSKTVFVTLQVSGELAAVDLATQTVKWKMKVGKVPAGLWMTPGDKYLLIGMTGADYVAVVDWRNQKIVKTITTGKGAHNFRSLADGKHVAVSNRVASTISILDEDTLTNVGDITGLMPGPDDMELSADKRYLWVTFRFAKHVGVIDLTTHKLIQTIAVGRSPHGIYFFNRAPVTAPNGA
- a CDS encoding rhodanese-like domain-containing protein, which produces MSTLEQLYSQAEKRRVVNQLPYAGAVTPAEAFELLQLDPRTRLVDVRTRAELDWVGRPVVGDGQYAHVEWTRYPGGVPNAEFIDQLRQVATPDTPVLLLCRSAARSKLAAIAATQAGFTKALDLLEGFEGDKDGQGHRKTVSGWCFRGLPWIGA
- a CDS encoding sterol desaturase family protein, which encodes MFHLIASSLDSFVSSVQTLLYVDVVQPLLFHFNLMDYDEDTYDSLYWVIVGVLEVIAMYALLRPLEALRPVEQWKDRKAVRVDVLYTWIAKLGILNLFFFFALQPFFDSVQGWLRLQGIANIELDNLWPGVTTQPFVTFVMYLLVLDFAGYWYHRGQHRIGVWWELHAVHHSQQQMSLWADDRNHLLDDLLQACFFAVIALFIGVPPSQFVVLVAITNLAQSVQHANIRLHFGWLGERLLVSPTFHRRHHAIGYGHEGLKYGCNFGVLFPWWDMLFGSASWSREMEPTGIRDQLSGRHYGEGFWAQHWLAFVRIGQRIAGKKQRGAA
- a CDS encoding molybdopterin-binding protein, with the protein product MAFGVIIIGDEILSGRRVDKHLPKVIQLLSARGLSLSWAEYIGDDPERITATLRRTFASGDIVFSTGGIGATPDDHTRQCAAAALAVPLELHPEAKALIQERIREMHPANSPAPVDFNSPDNLHRLNMGTYPRGASIIPNGYNKIPGFSVGDHHFVPGFPVMAWPMIEWVLDTKYQHLHHSTPHAEKSLLVFELPESTLTPLMEKIEHDFPGVRVFSLPSVGDSERGGIYARRHIDLGVKGEPEAVAAAFVKLREGVHLLGGDIVEPEVAAQAQSRN